From [Clostridium] symbiosum, a single genomic window includes:
- a CDS encoding DMT family transporter, translating into MGATEGKINNRKVTALASAGLMFVTIVWGSAFVVMKNSMDIIKPTYLLAYRFTIATAGLMIIFRKHVKTMTRADIVCGTLLGFLLFISYYFQTYGLKFTTASKNAFITTLYVIIVPFLHWLFNKVKPTRNNIIAACIAVVGLALLSLKGDLTVNYGDFLTFICGFCFALHMVFIDRYTMVYDPIKLTVVQMGSCAVISWLMAFTFEGSCDLSVFADRGMLLSILYLGLVSSMLCFLLQTVGQTYLSASTSSILLSFESVFGLVFSVIFLSEPVTPRMLVGCGLMFAAAILAEHKSSGGKKSGKLKRQEEAAEV; encoded by the coding sequence ATGGGAGCGACAGAGGGGAAGATAAATAACAGGAAGGTTACGGCTTTAGCTTCAGCCGGACTTATGTTTGTAACGATTGTATGGGGCAGCGCGTTTGTAGTCATGAAAAACTCAATGGACATAATCAAACCGACGTATCTTCTGGCATACAGATTTACGATTGCGACGGCTGGACTTATGATTATTTTCAGGAAACATGTGAAGACAATGACCCGGGCCGATATCGTCTGCGGCACCCTGCTGGGTTTTCTCCTGTTTATCAGCTATTATTTCCAGACCTATGGGCTGAAGTTTACGACTGCCAGCAAGAATGCGTTTATCACGACGCTGTACGTCATAATTGTTCCTTTTCTGCACTGGCTTTTTAATAAAGTAAAACCAACGAGAAATAACATCATTGCCGCCTGTATTGCGGTGGTCGGCCTGGCGCTCCTTTCTCTGAAGGGCGACCTGACGGTCAATTATGGTGACTTTTTGACCTTTATCTGCGGCTTTTGCTTTGCCCTTCATATGGTTTTCATCGATCGGTATACCATGGTTTACGATCCGATTAAACTGACGGTGGTCCAGATGGGCTCCTGCGCCGTGATTTCCTGGCTTATGGCCTTTACGTTTGAGGGCTCCTGTGATTTGAGCGTCTTCGCGGACAGAGGAATGCTTTTATCTATTCTGTACCTGGGACTTGTTTCAAGCATGCTTTGTTTCCTGCTCCAGACCGTGGGACAGACCTATCTGAGCGCAAGCACATCATCGATCCTGCTCTCTTTTGAATCAGTGTTCGGACTGGTGTTTTCGGTGATTTTCCTCAGTGAGCCGGTAACGCCCAGGATGCTCGTGGGATGCGGGCTGATGTTTGCGGCGGCAATTCTGGCGGAGCATAAATCGTCGGGCGGTAAGAAATCCGGGAAACTGAAAAGGCAGGAAGAGGCGGCGGAGGTTTAA
- a CDS encoding TatD family hydrolase — MQGIIDSHAHICGAQLYPRWEEVVAGAKTAGIEKIMIVCTELSEAERAIRMAERDPMFDVACAFYPNDLLKVAEDDFVRLESLVRKPQVKAVGEIGMDYYPYEEMVPADIQKEAFIRQIRMANEVDKPVLIHMRLATDDTRRYMKENLKVPGIMHCYSGGAEAMQDFLDMGMYISFSGNITFELDDESTQRAVKEVPLDRILVETDAPSLTPAPMQGKENEPRYITYVIEHICRVRNMKREELIRAVNENYRRLMKE; from the coding sequence ATGCAGGGTATAATCGACAGTCACGCCCATATCTGCGGAGCGCAGCTTTATCCGCGGTGGGAAGAGGTGGTTGCAGGGGCTAAAACGGCAGGCATTGAAAAAATTATGATTGTTTGCACGGAGCTTTCCGAGGCGGAACGGGCGATTCGGATGGCGGAGAGGGATCCCATGTTTGACGTGGCCTGCGCATTTTATCCGAATGATCTTTTAAAGGTTGCGGAAGATGATTTTGTGCGGCTGGAAAGTCTGGTACGCAAGCCGCAGGTTAAGGCGGTGGGTGAGATAGGGATGGATTATTACCCCTATGAAGAAATGGTACCCGCAGATATCCAGAAGGAGGCCTTTATCAGGCAGATCCGGATGGCGAATGAGGTGGATAAGCCGGTGCTGATCCATATGCGCCTGGCAACCGACGATACGAGACGTTATATGAAAGAGAACCTGAAGGTGCCCGGCATTATGCACTGTTACAGCGGCGGCGCCGAAGCGATGCAGGATTTTCTCGATATGGGCATGTATATTTCCTTTTCGGGAAATATTACATTTGAACTGGATGATGAAAGTACACAGAGAGCGGTAAAGGAAGTTCCGCTTGACCGGATTCTGGTAGAGACGGATGCACCGAGCCTGACACCGGCTCCGATGCAGGGAAAAGAGAATGAACCACGGTATATTACTTATGTGATTGAGCACATCTGCCGTGTGAGAAATATGAAAAGGGAAGAATTGATAAGGGCAGTCAATGAAAATTACAGACGCCTTATGAAAGAATAG
- the ade gene encoding adenine deaminase produces MIKLEPKNKKELLKTALGLVKADLAVTNCRLVNVFTGEIYPAVVYVKDGFIAHVETEKLEGPFEAEEIYDGKGRYLIPGLIDSHMHIESSMMTPRNFARVVIPHGTTTIIHDPHELANVYGVDAVKYMHDSADDLPMRQLVDIPSCVPAVPGCENAGAEFFAGEIRELAKLERVVGLAEVMDFYGVMNGDGRMMDIIEAAEESGLYLQGHAPGLTGRQLSAYLCGGPNTCHETTRGDEALGKLRAGMYVDARESSITKNVKAIVEGINGIRFYDTLTLCSDDRESDDLLHTGHLNAVVRKAIECGMDPVLAIKSATINTAREIGVSHIGAVAPGYTADMVLTEDINTMWADAVFFGGKLVAEHGKLTVEIEDREYAMENRNSMNAGEVTLEDFIVKAPVEGGTVKVHVMEYHDLLQSMTRCAVEELEVKDGTVVLKEGMAFVAVINRHGKGTKALGIVKNFGSSEGAIASTVSHDSHNLTIVYFKPEDALVAAKELIAKGGGMTAVKDGKVLNTLRLEVGGLMTRLNAEELTKEAAKMKETERGLGLTAQENPLLRIVSLALPVIPDVKMSDLGLVSVAEQKILSLFTS; encoded by the coding sequence ATGATTAAACTGGAACCAAAGAATAAAAAGGAGCTTTTAAAGACGGCCCTCGGCCTTGTAAAAGCCGATCTGGCGGTGACGAACTGCAGGCTTGTGAATGTATTTACGGGGGAGATTTATCCGGCCGTTGTCTATGTAAAAGACGGATTTATCGCACATGTGGAGACGGAAAAGCTGGAAGGACCTTTTGAGGCGGAGGAGATTTATGATGGAAAGGGACGCTATCTGATCCCGGGACTGATTGATTCCCATATGCACATTGAGAGTTCCATGATGACGCCGCGGAATTTTGCCAGGGTTGTGATTCCCCACGGGACGACCACGATCATCCATGACCCGCATGAACTGGCCAATGTCTACGGCGTGGATGCGGTAAAATATATGCACGACAGCGCCGACGATCTGCCGATGCGCCAGCTCGTGGACATCCCAAGCTGCGTTCCGGCTGTGCCGGGCTGCGAGAACGCGGGAGCCGAGTTCTTTGCCGGAGAGATCCGGGAACTGGCAAAGCTTGAGCGGGTGGTCGGCCTGGCCGAAGTGATGGATTTTTATGGAGTGATGAACGGCGACGGCCGTATGATGGATATCATCGAGGCGGCAGAGGAGAGCGGCCTCTACCTTCAGGGACATGCGCCGGGCCTGACGGGAAGGCAGCTTTCGGCCTATCTCTGCGGCGGTCCGAATACCTGTCATGAGACAACCAGGGGCGACGAGGCCCTTGGCAAGCTCAGGGCAGGCATGTATGTGGATGCCAGGGAGAGCTCCATCACAAAGAACGTCAAGGCCATCGTGGAAGGAATTAACGGAATCCGTTTCTACGATACGCTGACTCTCTGCAGCGACGACAGGGAGAGCGATGATCTCCTGCACACGGGCCATTTGAACGCAGTAGTCAGAAAGGCCATTGAATGCGGCATGGATCCGGTGCTGGCCATTAAGAGCGCCACAATCAATACGGCCAGGGAAATCGGCGTATCCCACATCGGAGCCGTGGCGCCTGGCTATACGGCGGATATGGTCCTGACCGAAGACATTAACACTATGTGGGCAGATGCCGTATTCTTCGGCGGAAAGCTGGTTGCCGAGCACGGAAAGCTGACGGTGGAGATCGAGGACCGCGAATACGCCATGGAAAATAGAAATTCCATGAATGCTGGAGAGGTAACGCTGGAGGACTTTATCGTAAAAGCCCCTGTGGAGGGCGGTACCGTAAAAGTCCATGTGATGGAATACCATGATCTTCTCCAGAGCATGACCAGATGTGCGGTGGAAGAACTGGAAGTGAAGGACGGGACGGTCGTGCTGAAAGAGGGCATGGCGTTTGTAGCCGTAATCAACCGTCACGGCAAAGGGACAAAGGCCCTTGGAATCGTAAAGAACTTCGGAAGCAGCGAGGGCGCCATTGCATCCACCGTCTCACATGATTCCCATAACCTGACGATTGTTTATTTCAAACCGGAAGACGCCCTTGTGGCGGCAAAGGAGCTGATTGCAAAAGGCGGTGGAATGACGGCGGTAAAAGACGGAAAGGTTCTCAATACCCTGAGACTGGAGGTCGGCGGCCTTATGACCAGACTGAATGCCGAAGAACTGACAAAAGAGGCGGCAAAGATGAAAGAGACGGAGCGCGGTCTGGGACTTACGGCCCAGGAAAATCCGCTTCTGCGTATCGTTTCCCTGGCGCTTCCCGTTATCCCGGATGTGAAAATGTCCGATTTAGGCCTGGTCTCTGTGGCGGAACAGAAGATTCTTTCGCTGTTCACGTCATAA
- a CDS encoding carbon starvation CstA family protein has product MLSFFICLVLLVGGYFIYGKMVDNTFGTDDRETPAVRINDGVDYVVMPQWKLFLVQLLNIAGLGPIFGALQGALWGPVVFLWITFGTIFAGGVHDYFSGMLSERNEGASISEVCGIYLGGLMKNVMRVFSIVLLVMVGTVFAVGPAGLIVTLFQNSGATGIVTNKELWLWVILAYYFIATFISIDKIIGKIYPVFGICLIIMAVGVGIGIFTKSEYVIPEIWTNFYNMHPAGTPIWSVMFITVACGAISGFHATQSPLMARCMKSEKQGHFVFYGAMVCEGVIALIWAAAGCSLYSVTGGLNTGLQEALANGQSAAIYDVCKKTMGGIGIALAMLGVIACPITSGDTAFRSARLVVADWFKIDQKAYMSRLKLCIPLLAAGAVIGHLDYTIVWRYFSWTNQTLAMIVLWTASMYLFKEKKNYWITAVPATFMSAVSMTYFFYAKECLNLGTTFAYPAGIILAVVFLAVFMRATKKQQAA; this is encoded by the coding sequence ATGTTAAGTTTTTTTATTTGTCTGGTGCTGCTGGTAGGCGGCTATTTTATCTACGGTAAGATGGTAGATAACACATTTGGTACCGACGACAGGGAGACTCCGGCGGTGAGAATCAACGACGGGGTGGATTATGTTGTCATGCCTCAATGGAAACTATTTTTAGTCCAGCTTCTGAATATCGCCGGCCTCGGCCCGATTTTCGGAGCGCTTCAGGGAGCTTTATGGGGACCGGTTGTCTTTCTGTGGATTACATTCGGTACGATTTTTGCCGGAGGCGTCCACGACTATTTTTCAGGAATGCTGTCCGAGCGTAATGAGGGCGCTTCCATTTCCGAGGTCTGCGGTATCTATCTCGGCGGACTGATGAAGAATGTCATGCGTGTTTTCAGTATCGTTCTTCTCGTAATGGTAGGAACCGTGTTTGCAGTCGGACCGGCCGGCCTGATTGTCACCCTGTTCCAGAACAGCGGAGCCACCGGTATTGTAACCAATAAGGAACTCTGGCTGTGGGTAATCCTGGCATATTATTTCATTGCCACATTTATTTCCATCGATAAGATTATCGGTAAGATTTACCCTGTATTCGGCATCTGCCTGATTATCATGGCAGTCGGCGTCGGCATCGGCATTTTCACAAAATCAGAGTATGTGATTCCTGAAATCTGGACGAATTTTTACAATATGCATCCAGCGGGAACGCCAATCTGGAGCGTTATGTTCATCACCGTTGCCTGCGGCGCTATTTCCGGTTTCCATGCAACACAGTCGCCTCTGATGGCCCGCTGTATGAAATCCGAGAAGCAGGGACACTTTGTATTCTACGGCGCAATGGTATGTGAAGGCGTAATCGCCCTGATCTGGGCGGCCGCAGGCTGTTCCCTTTATTCCGTAACGGGAGGCCTTAACACAGGACTTCAGGAGGCTCTTGCCAACGGCCAGTCCGCGGCAATTTACGACGTATGTAAGAAGACCATGGGAGGAATCGGTATCGCACTTGCCATGCTCGGCGTTATCGCATGCCCGATTACCTCAGGCGACACCGCATTCAGAAGCGCGCGTCTCGTTGTGGCCGACTGGTTCAAGATTGACCAGAAGGCATATATGAGCCGTCTGAAACTTTGTATCCCGCTGCTGGCGGCAGGTGCGGTTATCGGCCATCTGGATTATACGATTGTATGGAGATATTTCAGCTGGACGAACCAGACTCTGGCAATGATCGTTCTCTGGACCGCAAGTATGTACCTCTTTAAAGAGAAAAAGAACTACTGGATTACGGCAGTGCCTGCAACCTTTATGAGCGCCGTGTCCATGACTTATTTCTTCTATGCAAAGGAATGCCTGAATCTCGGCACAACATTTGCTTATCCGGCCGGAATTATTCTGGCGGTTGTATTCCTCGCAGTATTCATGAGGGCTACGAAAAAACAGCAGGCTGCTTAA
- a CDS encoding ATPase P produces the protein MIFKPVKLGLEGLPEQELEQDRKQCRKFGPCGVGERALYLNSFYIDRRYYIPIASVTRVFKRVAMSKGGFSGKGMFASIPYLVVQYEDGKEKQCNFKYEENVDRMLACIGREHPEIRLVSEAAEERLKKKEQERAAKRLPVLPEEAKEELERLQNAREFLEEKPELGIALSQAARRKRAYENSSPSYKWVALAISLLGVCSLVYGIYSLIHHVGFAIYFTLFGMAAIFLFSSASMLPTSKNNKRFILNQEKRALEEMEQYLATYRGKASETAGGKAFPLPARYSHPVVLKRMCEIIAEGRAEDAGAALEAVKEDLRALNSGVEVDQEEYEEVVAVKAMFLNAGYR, from the coding sequence ATGATTTTTAAGCCAGTGAAGCTCGGCCTTGAGGGCCTGCCGGAGCAGGAGTTGGAACAGGACAGAAAACAGTGCAGAAAATTCGGACCCTGCGGGGTGGGAGAGAGGGCGCTGTACCTGAACAGTTTTTACATAGACAGACGGTACTATATCCCGATCGCCTCGGTAACCCGCGTGTTCAAGCGGGTGGCGATGAGCAAGGGAGGTTTCAGCGGGAAAGGGATGTTTGCCAGTATTCCTTATCTGGTGGTACAGTATGAAGATGGGAAAGAAAAACAGTGTAATTTTAAATACGAAGAGAACGTAGATCGTATGCTGGCCTGCATCGGCAGGGAGCACCCCGAAATCAGGCTGGTGAGTGAGGCAGCTGAGGAACGGCTTAAAAAGAAGGAGCAGGAGCGCGCTGCAAAGCGCCTCCCGGTCCTCCCGGAAGAGGCGAAAGAAGAGCTGGAGCGGCTTCAAAACGCCAGAGAATTTCTGGAGGAGAAGCCGGAGCTTGGCATTGCGCTCAGCCAGGCGGCCAGAAGGAAAAGGGCCTATGAAAACAGCAGCCCCAGCTACAAATGGGTGGCTTTAGCCATCTCGCTTCTGGGAGTCTGTTCCCTTGTGTACGGAATCTATTCACTGATTCATCACGTGGGATTCGCCATCTATTTCACCCTTTTTGGAATGGCGGCTATTTTCCTGTTTTCCAGCGCCAGTATGCTGCCGACTTCAAAGAACAATAAGCGTTTTATCCTGAACCAGGAAAAGCGGGCATTGGAGGAGATGGAGCAGTATCTGGCCACATACCGGGGAAAAGCGTCAGAGACGGCCGGAGGAAAAGCGTTTCCGCTTCCCGCAAGGTATTCACACCCCGTAGTGCTGAAAAGGATGTGTGAAATCATTGCGGAGGGAAGGGCGGAAGACGCCGGCGCCGCGCTTGAGGCGGTGAAAGAAGACCTCAGGGCATTAAACTCCGGGGTGGAAGTGGATCAGGAAGAGTACGAGGAAGTAGTGGCAGTCAAAGCCATGTTTTTAAATGCAGGGTACAGGTAA
- a CDS encoding aldose epimerase family protein, translated as MYKKVKFGELSDGRSVTQYTLANKNGLSASFLDLGGIWSSMLVPGRDGELADVVLGYDTIEACLGNGGHLGEIVGRNANRIGKAEFTLNGVTYKLEANNGPNNLHSGPDFYRNRIWDTEVTEEEDGTSITFSLLSPDGDQGYPGNARISVVYTLTEENELKIRYHMVCDQDTIANMTNHSYFNLAGHKSGSAMDQLVWIDADRYTPTDDVAIPYGELRPVAGSPMDFTVKKPIGRDIDADCEQIRFGHGYDHNWVLNHEPGKLSLSAKAWDEKSGRAMEVYTDLPGIQFYTANYLEPEIPGKEGVLYGPRQGYCFETQYYPNAVNMPDYPSPVLKEGKEYRTTTIYKFMIE; from the coding sequence ATGTATAAAAAAGTAAAATTTGGTGAACTGTCAGACGGAAGAAGCGTGACCCAGTATACGCTGGCCAATAAAAATGGACTTTCCGCATCCTTTCTGGATCTGGGAGGAATCTGGTCCTCCATGCTTGTTCCCGGACGGGACGGAGAGCTGGCGGATGTAGTGCTCGGATACGACACGATCGAGGCGTGTCTGGGTAACGGCGGCCATCTGGGCGAGATCGTCGGGAGAAACGCCAACCGCATCGGAAAGGCAGAGTTTACATTAAACGGAGTGACTTATAAATTGGAGGCCAACAATGGCCCCAACAACCTTCACAGCGGACCCGATTTCTACAGAAACAGAATCTGGGATACCGAGGTGACCGAAGAGGAGGATGGGACGTCCATCACATTTTCCCTCTTAAGCCCCGACGGGGACCAGGGATATCCGGGCAATGCGAGGATTTCCGTAGTCTACACGCTGACGGAGGAAAATGAGCTGAAGATCCGCTACCATATGGTCTGCGATCAGGACACCATTGCCAATATGACAAACCACAGTTACTTTAACCTTGCAGGCCATAAGAGCGGAAGCGCCATGGATCAGCTTGTGTGGATCGATGCGGACCGTTACACTCCTACGGACGATGTGGCCATCCCTTACGGGGAGCTCCGGCCGGTGGCGGGAAGTCCGATGGATTTCACCGTAAAGAAACCAATCGGCCGCGACATCGACGCGGACTGTGAGCAGATCCGGTTCGGCCACGGCTATGACCACAACTGGGTCCTGAATCATGAGCCTGGGAAACTGTCGCTCTCGGCCAAGGCCTGGGATGAAAAGAGCGGACGCGCAATGGAGGTCTATACGGACCTTCCGGGCATCCAGTTCTATACCGCCAATTATCTGGAGCCGGAGATTCCGGGGAAAGAAGGCGTGCTGTACGGCCCACGCCAGGGATACTGCTTCGAGACCCAGTATTATCCCAATGCGGTCAATATGCCGGATTATCCGTCCCCTGTTTTGAAAGAGGGAAAAGAATATAGGACTACCACAATTTATAAATTTATGATAGAATAA
- a CDS encoding fructose-1,6-bisphosphatase, with protein MKNLEIRYLEWLAELYPTIGAASTEVINLEAIVNLPKGTEHFLTDIHGEYEAFSHVLKNGSGAVKRKIDDVFGNTLSRQDKQSLATLIYYPREKMSRILQTEPNPEDWYKITLYRLIEVSRRAASKYTRSKVRKALPKEFAYVLEELLTEKAELTDKESYYDAIIQTIIRVGRAKQFIIALSELIQRLIVDHLHIVGDIYDRGPGPHIIMDKLMTYHSVDIQWGNHDVLWMGAAAGQAGCIANVIRICARYGNLDILEDGYGINMLPLATFALNTYADDPCTCFQLKGSNTYDASEMEINQKMHKAISIIQFKAEGQIIRRHPEFHLEQRNLLHLIDYEKGTIMLDGKEYTLLDSHFPTVDPKDPYAFTDQEAEIMDRLERAFLNCEKLQQHMKFLLAKGSLYKVYNNNLLYHGCVPLNEDGTFRAVEIYGKKYKGKALYDILDNYVRKGFVSMDMEERERGRDLMWYIWLHENSPLFGKDKMATFERYFLAEKETHREIKNPYYHFLENEDVMDRILAEFGLAKEGAHIINGHVPVKSKDGESPIKCNGKLLVIDGGFSRAYQKETGIAGYTLIYNSYGLILAAHDPFESTEAAIENESDIHSDSKMVKWVPERKCVGDTDIGRELKEKIKDLEKLLDAYYTGTIAEKFTVH; from the coding sequence ATGAAAAATTTGGAGATCAGATATCTGGAATGGCTGGCGGAGCTGTATCCCACGATTGGGGCGGCGTCGACGGAGGTGATTAATCTGGAGGCAATCGTGAACCTTCCCAAGGGAACGGAGCATTTCCTGACGGATATTCACGGCGAATACGAGGCATTTTCCCATGTGCTTAAGAACGGCTCCGGGGCCGTGAAACGTAAAATCGACGATGTGTTCGGCAATACGCTGAGCCGTCAGGATAAACAGTCCCTTGCGACGCTGATTTACTATCCGAGGGAAAAGATGAGCCGTATCCTGCAGACGGAGCCTAACCCGGAAGACTGGTATAAAATCACGCTGTACCGTCTGATTGAGGTCAGCAGGAGAGCGGCGAGCAAATACACACGTTCCAAGGTGCGCAAGGCCCTTCCGAAGGAATTTGCCTATGTACTGGAGGAGCTTCTGACCGAGAAGGCGGAGCTGACGGACAAGGAATCTTACTATGATGCGATTATCCAGACGATTATCAGGGTGGGCCGGGCCAAACAGTTTATCATAGCCCTGAGCGAACTGATTCAGCGTCTGATAGTGGATCATCTCCACATTGTGGGCGATATCTATGACAGGGGACCGGGACCTCATATTATTATGGATAAGCTGATGACCTATCACTCGGTGGACATCCAGTGGGGAAACCACGACGTCCTCTGGATGGGGGCGGCGGCCGGTCAGGCGGGCTGCATCGCCAATGTGATACGAATCTGTGCCAGATATGGCAACCTGGATATCCTGGAGGACGGGTATGGTATCAACATGCTGCCTTTAGCCACCTTTGCGCTGAACACGTATGCGGATGATCCCTGTACCTGTTTCCAGTTAAAGGGGAGCAATACCTATGATGCGTCGGAGATGGAGATTAATCAGAAGATGCATAAGGCGATTTCCATCATCCAGTTTAAGGCGGAGGGCCAGATTATCAGGCGTCATCCGGAATTCCATCTGGAACAGCGCAACCTGCTCCACCTGATTGACTATGAAAAAGGGACGATCATGCTGGACGGGAAGGAATATACTCTGTTGGACAGCCATTTCCCAACCGTGGATCCGAAGGACCCATACGCTTTTACGGATCAGGAGGCAGAGATTATGGACCGGCTGGAGAGGGCGTTCCTCAACTGTGAAAAGCTGCAGCAGCACATGAAGTTCCTGCTTGCCAAGGGAAGTCTCTACAAGGTATACAATAATAACCTGCTCTACCATGGCTGCGTGCCTCTGAATGAGGACGGCACATTCAGGGCGGTGGAGATTTACGGGAAGAAGTATAAGGGAAAAGCCCTGTATGACATCCTGGACAATTATGTGAGAAAAGGTTTTGTCTCCATGGACATGGAGGAGAGGGAGCGGGGGCGCGACCTGATGTGGTATATCTGGCTCCATGAGAATTCCCCGCTGTTTGGAAAAGACAAGATGGCCACATTCGAGCGGTATTTCCTGGCCGAGAAGGAGACGCACCGGGAGATTAAAAATCCGTACTATCATTTCCTGGAAAATGAGGACGTGATGGATCGGATTCTCGCGGAATTCGGCCTTGCCAAAGAGGGAGCCCATATTATCAACGGCCATGTGCCAGTCAAATCAAAAGACGGGGAGAGCCCAATCAAATGCAACGGAAAGCTGCTGGTGATCGACGGCGGATTTTCCAGGGCCTACCAGAAAGAGACGGGAATTGCCGGTTACACCTTGATTTATAACTCCTACGGCCTGATTCTGGCGGCACACGATCCCTTTGAATCCACGGAAGCGGCAATTGAGAATGAGAGCGACATCCACTCCGACAGCAAGATGGTCAAGTGGGTTCCGGAACGCAAATGTGTGGGAGACACGGACATTGGAAGGGAACTGAAGGAAAAGATAAAAGACCTGGAAAAACTGCTGGATGCCTACTATACGGGTACCATTGCAGAGAAATTTACCGTTCATTAG
- a CDS encoding UDP-N-acetylglucosamine pyrophosphorylase produces the protein MIREQMKIAELYDLTHTLAADYLEQYEFPWDALQGISDFLIQLGGSLDESEYEKRGENVWVHKTAKVAPTAFLNGPAIVCRDAEVRHCAFIRGSALIGEGAVVGNSTELKNVILFDKVQVPHYNYVGDSILGFKAHMGAGSITSNVKSDKLLVTIHAADGEIETGRKKVGALIGDNVEVGCGSILNPGTVIGRWSNIYPLSSVRGCVDPDSIYKRQGEVVAKTV, from the coding sequence ATGATTCGGGAACAGATGAAGATTGCAGAACTCTATGATTTGACACATACACTTGCAGCAGATTATCTGGAACAGTATGAATTTCCCTGGGATGCACTTCAGGGAATCAGCGATTTTCTGATTCAGCTCGGCGGCAGCCTGGATGAGAGCGAGTATGAGAAACGGGGAGAGAATGTTTGGGTGCATAAAACTGCAAAAGTGGCTCCCACCGCGTTCTTAAACGGCCCGGCCATCGTGTGCAGGGATGCCGAAGTGCGCCACTGCGCCTTTATCCGCGGCAGCGCGCTGATCGGGGAGGGCGCCGTGGTAGGCAACTCCACAGAGCTTAAGAATGTGATTCTTTTTGACAAGGTTCAGGTACCGCACTACAACTATGTGGGTGATTCGATTCTTGGATTTAAGGCCCATATGGGAGCCGGTTCCATCACCTCCAATGTAAAATCCGACAAACTGCTTGTAACTATCCATGCCGCCGACGGTGAGATCGAGACGGGCAGAAAAAAGGTGGGGGCGCTGATTGGAGATAATGTGGAGGTTGGCTGCGGTTCCATATTAAACCCCGGCACCGTGATTGGAAGATGGTCCAATATTTATCCTCTTTCCAGCGTGCGCGGTTGTGTGGATCCGGATTCCATCTACAAGCGCCAGGGCGAAGTTGTGGCAAAAACGGTTTAG
- the asd gene encoding aspartate-semialdehyde dehydrogenase → MKKKLRVGVLGATGMVGQRFITLLAEHPWYEVTAVAASPRSAGRTYEEAVGGRWKMQTPMPESVKNMVVMNVNEVEKVAAAVDFVFSAVDMTKEEIRAIEDAYAKAETPVVSNNSAHRWTPDVPMVVPEINPEHFKVIEFQKKRLGTKRGFVAVKPNCSIQSYAPVLTAWKEFEPYEVVATTYQAISGAGKTFKDWPEMVENIIPYIGGEEEKSEQEPLRLWGEIKDGEIVKADGPVITCQCIRVPVLDGHTAAVFVKFRKKPTKEQLIEKLVNFKGLPQEMELPSAPKQFIQYLEEDNRPQVKLDVNFENGMGVSVGRLREDTVYDWKFVGLSHNTLRGAAGGAVLCAELLTAQGYIEGK, encoded by the coding sequence ATGAAGAAGAAATTACGTGTAGGCGTTTTAGGCGCAACAGGAATGGTAGGACAGCGTTTTATTACACTTTTGGCTGAACATCCGTGGTATGAGGTAACTGCAGTGGCAGCGAGCCCCAGATCGGCAGGCAGAACATACGAAGAAGCAGTCGGCGGCCGCTGGAAGATGCAGACGCCAATGCCGGAATCTGTAAAAAATATGGTTGTGATGAATGTCAACGAAGTGGAAAAGGTTGCCGCAGCCGTAGATTTTGTCTTCAGCGCCGTTGATATGACGAAAGAAGAGATCCGAGCAATCGAGGATGCCTATGCCAAGGCTGAGACACCGGTTGTTTCCAATAACAGCGCCCATCGCTGGACACCGGACGTCCCGATGGTAGTGCCGGAGATCAATCCGGAACACTTCAAAGTAATTGAATTCCAGAAAAAACGCCTTGGAACAAAGAGAGGCTTTGTCGCTGTAAAACCAAACTGCTCCATCCAGAGCTACGCTCCGGTTCTGACCGCATGGAAAGAATTCGAGCCGTATGAGGTGGTTGCCACTACATACCAGGCAATCTCCGGCGCAGGAAAAACCTTTAAAGACTGGCCTGAGATGGTGGAGAATATTATCCCATACATCGGCGGCGAGGAAGAAAAGAGTGAGCAGGAGCCGCTCAGACTCTGGGGCGAGATTAAAGACGGTGAGATTGTGAAAGCAGACGGACCTGTCATTACCTGCCAGTGCATCCGCGTGCCGGTTCTGGACGGACATACGGCCGCCGTATTTGTGAAATTCAGAAAGAAACCAACGAAAGAGCAGCTGATTGAGAAGCTTGTGAACTTTAAAGGCCTTCCTCAGGAGATGGAACTTCCGAGTGCGCCGAAGCAGTTTATCCAGTATCTGGAGGAGGATAACCGTCCTCAGGTCAAGCTGGATGTCAACTTTGAAAATGGCATGGGAGTTTCCGTCGGCCGTCTGAGGGAAGACACGGTTTATGACTGGAAGTTTGTCGGGCTTTCCCACAACACATTGAGAGGCGCCGCAGGCGGAGCCGTTCTCTGTGCGGAGCTTCTGACAGCCCAGGGATATATTGAGGGGAAATAA